A window of Pyxidicoccus xibeiensis genomic DNA:
TGGCCCTCACGCTCGCCAGGGACGGGGACACCCTCTGGCGCCGGGTGGGCAAGGAGCCCTCGGGCAATCCCTTCAACTCCCTGGTCCAGCTCGAGTACGAGCAGGGCATCCCCCGCAACCCCTTCATCAACGCGGGTGCGCTCGTCATCACCGACCGGCTGCTCGGCCTCACCGGTGACGCCCGCGGCGTGCTGCGCGACTTCCTCCGCGCGGAGAGCGGCAACCCGGACGTGGACTTCGACCCCGTCGTCGCCGCGTCCGAGGCCGAGCACGGCCACCGCAACTCCGCCCTCGCCCACTTCATGGCGAGCTACGGCAACATCGAGAACCCTGTCCCGCGCGTGCTGGAGCACTACTTCTGGCAGTGCTCGCTGGCCATGAGCTGCGCGGACCTCGCCCGCGCCTGCGGCTTCCTCGCCCGCCACGGCGAGCGCGCCGGAGGCGACAGGCTCCTCACCCGGAGCCAGGCCAAGCAGGTCAACGCGGTGATGCTCACCTGTGGCACCTACGACGCCGCGGGAGAGTTCGCCTACCGCGTCGGCCTGCCCGGCAAGAGCGGCGTGGGCGGAGGCATCATCGCCATCATCCCCAACCGCTGCGGCCTGTGCGTCTGGAGCCCCGGGCTCGACGCACGCGGCAACTCCGTGGCGGGCGTGGACGCCCTGGACCAGTTCACCACGCTGACAGGCCTCTCCGTGTTCTGAACACCCCTCCCAGAGTCCGTTGACAGCACGCTTTCCTCATCATCCAATAAAGTGATGAGAAACCTTATTTCCGCGATTTGCACCACTACCTTGCTCTCTGCCGCGTGCGGGGGCGAGGGCGCCCTGGACGAAGGCACGGCCCCTGGCGAGGCACTCACGCACCAGGAGCAGGCCGCCTACTCGGGCGTGAATGGCACGTACTGTCTGGAGAGCCCGTACAACTGCAAGCTGCAGGACCCGGGCGGCAACCGCGTCCCCACGAACGACCCGGCCGACGACAACTGGGGCCTGGTGACGGGCGTTCCCATCCGGGACGGCAACGGCACGGTGGTGGGCACCAACACGCGGACGAGCGCCGCCTTCAACTACGGCCAGACGCGCACCTTCGCGGGGGAGCTGCATGCCTTCGCGGTGTCGACCTCCAACTCGAGCGCCGGGTGGCTGCCCATGTCCGCCATCCTCGGGCGGACGTCCTTCGAGCAGAAGGTCGGCCACGTCTCGGCGCTGGGCGCGGGCCTGGCGAAGCTGGGCTGCTACGCCGTGCGCAACTCGCACGACCCCGTGCTCGAGCTCAAGAAGGTGGTCTACGACAGCACGGCGACCCACGAGCGCGCGGGCGACTACCTGCCGCTGGTGCGCGCCAATGGCCTGCGCTCGGTCAACCTCATCTTCAACGTACCGGGCTTCGCCCTGGGAGGCCCCGCGGTGGACCACTTCCCGGCGGGCACGAAGTTCCAGCGCCTGGACGTGCCCACCGATGACGGCCCGCCGTCCATCGACATCCCGCTCTGGGTCCAGGACAGCACGGGCCGCTACCGCCAGCAGTCGGGGACGATGAAGTTCATCTACGGCTACGTCATCGCCGCCACGGGCACCAAGCGCAACGGGTGGATGGCGTACGACGCGCTCCTGGTCAGCTCCGGCTGCCCGTGAGCCCCTGAAGGCCCTCGCCCTGCCCGGCGCACGGAAGTGTCCAGGCAGGGTGCAGCGGCGGCCCGCTCCGGAGGTCTCACGAGGACAGCGGAGGCAAGACAGGCCACGATGCGCCCCATGCGCCCTTCCCTCCTGCTCTGTTCCTTGCTGCTGTGCCTCGGCTGTGCGCGCTCGGTGGAGCCCACCCAGCGGCCCACGGATGCGGCTTCTCCCGAGGCCGGCGGCGAGCTGGCGCCCCCCGCTCCGGCCGTCACGGATGCCGGCCCCGTCGCCGAGGCGGAGTGCCGGAGCGACGCCGACTGCGCCGTCACCAACATGCCCGAGGGCGAGTGCTGCCCCACGCTGTGCACCGGCCGCGTGGTGACGGCAAGGGAGGCCCAGGGGCTGCTCGCGAGTGAGCGCGCCTGCGTGGAGCGCGGTGAGCCCTGCGCCCTTCCCCCCTGCGCGCCCCCCAGGAGCCGCATCGTCCCGGTGTGCACTGGCGGTCGTTGCACCGCGAGAATGGTGCCGATGGAGTCGCCGTAACTTCCCCCAGGTCCAAGGCTCCGAAGTAGGCTGAACACGCAGACGGTCGTTCTTCCACGCCCCTCGGGAGGGACACATGAAGCGCTGGTGTGGGTTTCTGGCAATGGTAGCGGTAGCGCTGTGGACGAGCTGCGACGGGAAGAAGTCGGACAGGCCCACGCGCGCCCAGCTGCGGAAGACAGGTGCCGCGACGGTGGAGGTGGTCCCCTCGGACGGCCAGCTCCCCTACTGCATGCTCTACACGGTGTCCGAGAAGGGGGTCATCCGGCAGCTCACGCTCACGCGGGAGAACCGCTCCATCCGGTGTGACGCGAACAGGCCTGTGGCCAACACGAGCTTCCGCATCCCCGTCCAGGAGGGGAAGGTGCGGATGTACATCTTCTTCTCCGACGAGCGCATCCCCGCGGGCCCGGTGGCGCAGCAGCTCTATGACTTGCGAGGCCAGGAGCGCATCAACGCCATGGACCTGCGCCTGCCCGGCCGCGTGTTCGTGGAGACGCTGGAGTTCAGTCCCGAGGAGGCCGCGCCGACCGTGACGGGCGCGGTGGTGGGTGCGCAGGGCGAGGTGGATGCCGGCACCAACGGGAACGGCAACGGCGCGGGCGCCCCGGTGCTCCCGGACGGCGGCACCCTGGGAGCGCCGCCGGGCTCGGAAGAGACGCCCTGAGCAGCACCGGGGGAGGCAGGGACAGGGCCTCCCCCGGAGCACGCGGGGCCCGCGGCTAGAAGGCCTCGCGGGCCATGGCCAGCAGGTCGGCCTCGGTCACCTTGCGCGGGTTGCTCAGGTGCGAGGCGTCCTGGAAGGCCTTGTCGGCAATCTTCGGCAGGTCCTTCTCCTGGACGCCCGCGTCGCGCAGCCGCGCGGGGATGCCGACGGCCGCGTTGAGCCGGCGCACCCGGTCGATGGCGTTGCTGGCGAGCACCTCCTCGCGCGCGTTGGACGTGTCACCCATGGCCACTGCCACGCGGGCCAGCCGCGCCGTGCAGACCGCGCGGTTGAACTCCATCACCACCGGCAGGACGATGGCGTTGGACAGGCCGTGGTGCACGCCGGAGATGGGCGTGAGCGCGTGTGCCAGTGCGTGGCAGGCGCCCAGGCCCTTCTGGAAGGCCATGGCGCCCTCCATGGCCGCCACCATCATGTCCGTGCGCGCGGCCAGGTTGCTGCCCTCGCGCACCGCCGTCACCAGCGAGCGCCCCACGCGGTGGATGCCGTCGATGGCCACCGCGTCCGCCAGTGGGTGGAAGCCGTTGGCCAGGTACGCCTCCAGGCAGTGGGTGAAGGCATCCATGCCCGTGGCCGCGGTAACGCCGGGAGGCAGCCCCAGCGTCAGCTCCGGGTCGCAGATGGCCGCGCGAGGCAGCAGGTGCGGGCTGAAGATGACCGTCTTGCGGCCCGTGTCCTCCAGCGTCACCACGCCCGAGCGCCCCACCTCCGAGCCGGTGCCCGCGGTGGTGGGAATCGCGATGAGCGGCGGCAGGTCGTCGTTCACGAACTGGTCCCCACCCTTGGCGTCGTCGTAGCGGCTGAGCGGCGGCTCGTGCGTGGTCATCAACTGCACCAGCTTGCCCGCGTCCAGGGCGCTGCCACCGCCCAGGGCGACGATGCCGTCACAGCCGCCCTTGCGGTAGGCCTCCAGGCCGGCGAAGACGTCGCGCTCGGTGGGGTTGGGCTCCACGCGGTCGAAGACGGCGCACTCCAGGCCGGCGCCCTTGAGCACCTCCTGCACGCGCGCGGCCAGCCCCGCCTTCACCACGCCGGCGTCCGTCACGAGCAGCGGGCGCTTCATCTTCAGGCGCTGCGCCTGTGCGGGCAGCCGCTGGAGTGCGCCCGCGCCGAAGACGATGCGCGTGGGCCAGGCCATCTCCGTGACACGCGGCTCGGTGGGGATGTCGAACGGCTTCATGACTGCTTCCTCCATCGTCGTGCTCATCAGATGAGCTCCAGGTAGCGCTCCAGCTCCCAATTGGTGACGGCGCGCTCGTACTGGCGCACCTCCCACTCGCGCGTGCGCACGAAGTGGTCCACGAATCCTTCCCCCAGCAGCTCCCGCGCGCGCTCGCTGTTCTTGAGCAGCGCCACCGCTTCCTTCAGGTTGCGAGGCAGCGGCCGGGAGTCGGCGACCGCGTACGCGTTGCTGTTGCAGGCGGCGGGCGGCTCCACCTCGTTTTCGATGCCCCACAGGCCCGCGGCCAGGCTGACCGCCATGCCGATGTACGCGTTCATGTCCGCGCCGAGCTGCCGGTACTCAATCCGCATCGCCTTGGCGTTCTCGCCGATGACGCGGATGGCGGTGGTGCGGTTCTCCAGGCCCCACGTCGCGGTGGTGGGCGCCCAGGTGTTCTCCACGCTGCGCTTGTAGCTGTTGATGGTGGGCCAGTAGAGCGCCGTCAGCTCCGGCATCAGCTCGAGCTGCCCGCCGATGTAGTGACGCATCATCCGGCTCATGCCGTGGGGCGCGCCCTCGTCGTGGAAGAGGTTGCGGTCGCCCTTGAGGTCCCACAGCGACTGGTGCACGTGCCCCGAGCACCCCGGCAGCTTCGCGTTCACCTTGGCCATGAAGCACGCGCTCAGGCCATGGCGGGAGCAGATCTCCTTCACCACCGTCTTGAAGAGCACCGCCTTGTCGGCGGACTTCTCGATGTCGTCGTAGCGGATGGCGGCCTCGAACACGCCGGGCCCCGTCTCCGTGTGGAAGCCCTCGATGTTCAGCCCGAAGGCGTTGCACCCGTCGATGAGCGCGTGCACCAGCGGCGCGTTCTGCGAGGTGCGCAGCCACGAGTAGCCGAACATGCCCGGCGTCAGCGGCGTCAGCCCCTGGAAGCCCTTCTCCTTCAGGGTGTGGGGCTGCTCCTTGAAGATGAAGAACTCGTACTCCGCGCCGAAGCGGGGCAGGTAGCCCAGCCCGCGCGCACGGGCCGCAATCTTCTGGAGCAGCTGCCGCGGGCTCGCCTCCAGCGGCGAGCCGTCCGCGTTGACGAAGTCCAGCAGGAAGGCCGCGGTGTCCGGCTCCCACGGAATGATGCGCCCGGTGGTGGTGTCCACCTTCGCGTGCGCGTCCGGGTAGCCCGTGTGCCAGCCCGTCACCTGGGTGTTGTCGAGCAGCTCGTCGTGCAAATCCCACCCGAAGACGACGTCGCAGAAGCCCAGGCCGCCCTTGGCGGCGCTGAGGAACTTCTCCAGGGAGATGTACTTGCCGCGCCAGACGCCATCGACGTCCACCGCGCCCACCTTCACCTTCTTGATGCCCTTCTCGTCCAGCCACCGGCGCAGCGTGTCGGTGTCCGTGGAGTCGCGAGGCGTGCCGCGCGCGGGCTCTCGCTCCTTGGTGCGGGCTCTTCGGGCCATGGCTGGATGCGTGAGGACCTTCGCCTTGGAACGCGTCGGCATGGGTTTCTTCCTTACTGGCCGCCAAGGGTGGCGGGCGGGCCGTCGATGAGCAGCTTGAGCGCGTGGAGCCGAGGAGTGAGCGAGCGAGCGTCGGTCATCGAGGTGCCTCGGGGGTTCCGCCGCCGGGTGGTTCAGGAGCGGACACGCGTGGCACGAGACGTTAGGAACGAGGCAAGGATGCGGCAACCTGCGGCGGTGAAGAACGTCCTCTTGCTGAAAGCAGGCGACGCGGCCCTGCCCGTGCGCCTCTCGGTGGGCGACTACGAGCGGTGGTTTCTGCAAACCATCGGACTGTCGGATTACCGCTTCGACATCCTCCCCGTGCACCGCAACGCACCACTGCCCACAAGCTTGAAGGGCTACGACGCGGTGATGATGACGGGCTCGCCGCTGTCGGTGACACAGCTGGAGCCGTGGATGGCGCGCGCCGGGGAGTTCATGGTGGAGGCGGGCGAGCGCGGCACGCCCGTGCTGGGGGTGTGCTTCGGCCAGCAGCTGCTGGCGCATGCGTACGGCGGCCGGGTGGGGCGCAACCCGCAGGGCCGGGAGACGGGCACCGTGGAGGTGGCGCTCACGGAGGAGGGCCGCAAGGACGCCCTCTTCGACGGGCTGCCCGAGCGCTTCGCCGTGCAGGCCACCCACGAGGACATCGTCTCCCAGCTCCCCGAGGGGACGCGGGTGCTGGCGGGCAACGCCAACACGGCCACGCAGGCGCTGGCCTTCCGGAAGAACGTGCGCGGCGTGCAGTTCCACCCGGAGGCGCCCACGGACGCCATGCGCGCCATCATCCTGGCCCGCCAGGAGGGCCTGGAGCGGGACGCCGTCGCGCGCGGCGCCGCCCCGGGAGAGCGGGTGCCCCGGCTGCTCGCGGGAATCCTGCCCACTCCCTCCGGGAGGCGAATCCTGGTGAACTTCCTCGAGCGCTTCACCTGACCCGTCGTCCCGAGGCTCCACTTGCCGCGTCTCGCTCTGTCGTCCCTCCTCCTCGTCCTCCTCACCTCCGCCTGCTCGGACGACCTCTGCGCCTCGGCCCCGCGCTGTGACGACACGGAGGCCATCAACTGCGAGCCCACGTGCGCCGTGGGCCCCTGCTCCACCGGGCCCACCGTGCAGGACTGCGGAGAGGCCACCACGTGCACCGTCGTCCCTGGAGACCGGGACGACTCGCGCTTCTACCGCTCGCGCGCGGTGTGTGCCCGGGCGCTGGCGGCCTGCAATCCGGCGGAGGCGCCCGCGCCCACCTGCGAGGACGGGCGCTTCGTCGTCGGCTGCAGCGCCTACCGGCGCGACATCCGCGTCCCCTGCTCGCAGGCGGGCCTGTACTTCGACCGTGCGCCGGCGTGCTGCCAGGGCACGCCGGGAGATGGCGGCACGGACGCGGGACTTCCGGATGCGGGGCTTCTGGACGGAGGCGCCCCGGACGCCGGGACAGGTGACGGTGGGATTCCCGACGCTGGTGCCCCGGGGGGCGACGCCGGACGTTGAGCACCCCGCGTTGGGCCTGCCCGACGTGAGGGGCAGGCCAGCGGACGAGCGGCGCGTTCCCTATCCTGGCCGTGTCTGCGGCGCGTGGGGGCGCCGAGGGGGGACGCCAATGAATCCGCTCGTCCTGGGGTACCGCCGGTGGAAGCGCCAGTTCCGGAGCCTGGCGGCCTACGTCCACCTGGGCCCGAACGCCAACCGCATCGTCCGCAAGACGGACTTCAGCAACTGCCAGAAGCCGGTGCTGCTGCTGTACGGCTTCTTCAGCACCCGGCGCGTCTTCGAGGTGCTGGAGCACCGGCTGCGGCGCGACGGCTACTGTGTCTGGTCCATCCACCTGGGTGGGGCGATGGACCGCTTCAACACCTACGGCATCGACGTGCTGGCCGAGAAGGTGCGCGAGAAGGTGGAGCGGATGTACGCGCGCTTCCCGGGCATGGGGCCGCTCACCATCATCGGCCACTCCAAGGGCGGCCTCATCGGCGCCTATTACGTGAAGCGCCTGGGCGGAGACCAGCGGGTGCGCAGCGTCATCACCCTGGGCACCCCGCACCAGGGCTCGCGGATGGCCTACCTGGGCTGCGCGACACTGGGCTGGTTCAGCCGCAGCATGTGGCAACTCACGCCCGTGTCGCCCTTCATCAAGCAGCTCCGGGTGGGCGCCTTCCCGCGAAACGTGCGCCTGGTGTCCCTCTACTCGCGGGATGATGGAATCACCCCCTGGCGCTCCTCCCGGCTGGACGTGGACGAGCAGCCCAACGTCTCCAACGTCGAGCTGACGGGCGTCGGGCACGGGGAGCTGCTCACCCGGCGGTCGGTCTACGACGTCATCCGCCGCGAGCTGGCCGTGGGCTATGGCGCCCCCGCGCCCCCGCCCATGCTGCGCGCGCTGCCGATGCCGGCGTCCTGAGGTAGAGAGGAAGACATGCCCTCGCGCTGGGACCACCTCTTCGACCTCAAGCCCGTCACCCTGCTGGACCACCTGCTGGAGGAGGTGGCGAAGCTGCTGGCGAAGGACCTCCAGCAGTGGCCCCCGCCGGTGCAGGAGGTGGACATGGAGACCGGCGGCAGCTTCGCGCCCCTCTTCACCGAGGCCCGCCCCCGCCCCGCTCCCGCCGTGTACACGGAGGCGCTGCGGCTGACGCGGTGGGAGCTGGAGCACGAGGCCGAGGCGTACGACGAGTACATGCGCAACAAGCGCTACCTGGAGCGCGGCCTGGGCCCGGACGACCGGCTGGCGCTGCTGTTCCTCAGCCGCTGGCTCACCGAGCAGATGACGGGCCTGGGCGAGGCCACCGGGGGCCGCGTCAAGCGCAGGCACATGCTCCAGTGCCTGGACGGACTGGAGGCGAAGCTCCGGCTCGCCCAGGGGCCCCAGGCCTGACGCCGGCCCTGCCTGCAATCTTGCACGGACATCACCCCTGAGCTGCTCACCTGCCTGCACGGCGGCCCGGACCCGCGGTGCTGGTGCTTGTCAGAGGGGTGGCACTGCTCTAAGCCGGATGCCATGTCGTCGCATCCCCTGGACACCGCATCCTCTGAACGACGCAAGCGCCTGCTCCTGCTGGGGGCCCTGTGGCTGCTGGTGGCGGCGGCGCTGTTCGCCTTCCGCTCGGTGGTGATGCCCTTCGCGGGCGCGGCGCTCCTCGCGTACCTGGTGCAGCCGCTGGTGGCGCGCATCACCCGCCTGAGGGTGGCCGGCCGTGCCATTCCACGCGGGGCGGCCATCCTCCTCATCTACGCCGGCTTCTTCGTGGGCGTGTACCTGTTCTTCGTCGCGCTGGTGCCGCAGCTCTACCGGGAGATGGCGCGCGTCAGCCGCGACACGGTGGCCCTGGCCAACAAGCTCACCCCGGAGCACGTGCAGGAGCTCGCGCAGCGCGCCGAGACGTGGCTCAGCACCCGGGGCATCCCCGTGGCCCTCTCCAACCGCGCGCTGGAGGGCGCCGACGCCGCGGCGGGCACGGGCCAGTTCAGCCTGGCGTTGGATTTGGAGCAGCTGCTGGGGGACGCGGCGAAGCGGGCCTCGTCGCTGGTGCAGGAGAACCTGGGCGACATCGTCAACGTGTCGCGCACCATCGTCGCCGGGGTGGCCGCCGGCGTCTTCATGATGTTCTTCGTGATGATGGTGGCCGCGTTCTTCTCCATCGACGCGCAGGCCATCCGCCGCTACTTCGGCACGCTGGTTCCGCCCGAGTACCTCCAGGACGCGCGCCAGCTGATGGAGCGCGTGGACCGCTCGCTGGCCGGCGTGGTGCGCGGCCAGGTCACCATCTGCATCGTCAACGGCCTGCTGACCTTCATCGGGCTGCTGCTGTTCGGCGTGAAGTTCGCCTTCCTGCTGGCGACCATCGCCACCTTCTTCAGCCTCATCCCCATCTTCGGCACCATCCTCAGCTCGGTGCCCATCGTCCTCATCGCGCTGGCGGACGGCTTCCAGAAGGGGCTGGCCATCCTCGCGTGGATTGTCGGCATCCACGCGCTGGAGGCGTACTTCCTCAACCCCAAGATCATGGGGCAGGCGGCGCACCTCCACCCCGTCATCGTCGCCTTCTCCCTCATCGCCGGGGAACGGCTCTACGGGCTGGTGGGGGCCCTCTTCGCGGTGCCCGTGGCCTCCATCCTCGTGGCGTGCTTCGACTATGCACGCCTCAAGGCGCAGCCCGGGCCCGTGGCGGCCGCCCCGGCGGTGGAGGCCGAGCGGCTGCAGCCGCCCGCGGCCTGAGTCACTGACAGGCGGCGGAGCAGCGCGAGTTGCGGCAGGTGGGGATGCAGCGGCCGCAGTCGATGGAGCCGGGCTGGCAGCTTCCCGTGCAGGTGACGCCGCCGCAGCTCGGGCCTTCTGTCACGTGCGTGACAGCGGTGCCCAGGCCGCAGCAGGCGTCGGCCACGCAGTCGTCTTCGTCGTAGCAGGTCTTGTTGGACAGCACGGGGGGAGGCTCTCCCCCCGGCAGGTCCTCGACGCCCAAGTCACATCCCGCGAGGGCTCCGAGTGTCATCCCCACGACAAGGGTGAGCAGGCGGGCGAGCACGGGTCGGCGCATGGGCGCTCCTTTTTCCGGTGGCTTACCGGTTCATCGAGCCGAGGAAGTCGGCGTTCGACGGCGTCGGACGCATGTGCTTGAGCACAAATTCCATCGCGTCGATGGGAGTGAACGGATGGAGCACCTGGCGCAGGGCGGTGATGCGCACCAGGTCACCCTGGGTGAGCAGCAGCTCCTCCTTGCGCGTGCCGGACTTGTTGATGTCCAGCGTCGGGAAGATGCGCTTCTCCATCAGCTTCCGGTCCAGGACGATTTCCGAGTTACCGGTGCCCTTGAACTCCTCGAAGATGACCTCGTCCATGCGGCTGCCGGTGTCGATGAGCGCGGTGCCGATGATGGTCAGCGAGCCGCCCTCCTCGATGTTGCGCGCGGCGCCGAAGAAGCGCTTCGGCTTGTGGAGCGCGTTGGCGTCCACGCCGCCGGAGAGAATCTTGCCGGACGCCGGCACCACGGTGTTGTAGGCGCGCGCCAGACGGGTAATCGAGTCCAGGAGGATGCAGACGTCGTACTTCTGCTCGACGAGGCGCTTGGCCTTGTCGATGACCATCTCCGCCACCTGCACGTGGCGCGTGGCGGGCTCGTCGAACGTCGTCGACACCACCTCGCCGCGCACGCTGCGCTCCATGTCCGTGACTTCCTCCGGGCGCTCGTCCACGAGCAGCACGATGAGGTAGACGTCCGGGTGGTTGCGGCTGATGGCGTGCGCGATGTTCTGCAGCAGCACCGTCTTGCCGGCCTTGGGCGGCGCGACGATGAGGCAGCGCTGGCCCAGGCCGATGGGGCAGAACATGTCGATGATGCGCGTGGTCATCTCCGACGACTCGTGCTCCAGCTTGAGCTTGCGCGTCGGATACAGCGGCGTGAGGTTGTCGAACAGGATGCGCTCGCGCGCCGCGTCCGACATGGGGTCCGCGAAGTTGACCTTGTCCACCTTCTGGAGCGCGAAGAAGCGCTCGCCCTCGCGGGGCTGGCGGATGGGGCCCGTCACCGTGTCGCCGGGCCGCAGGTTGAAGCGGCGCACCTGCGACGGGGACACGTAGAGGTCGTCCGGGCTGGGCTGGTAGTCGCTGTCCGCGCTGCGCAGGAAGCCGAAGCCGTCGCTCAACAGCTCCAGCACGCCCTCCGCGTGGACCTCGAAGCGCTTGTCGGCGATGCCGCCCAGCAGCGCGAAGATGAGGTCCTGCTTCTTCAGACCCTGGTAGCCCTCGATGCCCACGTCGTGGGCCATCTTCGCCAGGTCGGTAATCTTCATCCGCTTCAGGTCGTTCAGCTTGATGACCTGCATCGGCGCGCCGTCCCGGGTGACCTCCGTGAAGGCGGGGGCCTCGGGGGACTCGGGAGGCGGCGGCAGGGTGGCGGCGTTCTGCTCGTCCTCGCCACCGGAGATGCGGGCCTCCTGCAGGTCGTCGTCGCGCACCGGCCGGGAGATGGGGGTGAGCACCGGGCGGGGCGGCGGCTCGGCGACGGCCTCTTCCGCGGGCTCGGCCTCCACCTCGACGTCCTCGTCGCGGCGGGTGCGGCGGGCCCGGGCGGGCTTCTCCGGCTCCACCCTTTCGACGGCCTTCGCCGCGCGCTTGCGGCGGGGCTTCTCGTCCGCCTCCACGGCGACGACGTCGGGGGCAGCGGCCTTCTCTCTCGAAGTACGGACTTTACGCATGGCTGTAACGCTTGGGGGGAATGAAGCGGCCGAGGGCTCGGACGGTGGGGGTT
This region includes:
- a CDS encoding AI-2E family transporter yields the protein MSSHPLDTASSERRKRLLLLGALWLLVAAALFAFRSVVMPFAGAALLAYLVQPLVARITRLRVAGRAIPRGAAILLIYAGFFVGVYLFFVALVPQLYREMARVSRDTVALANKLTPEHVQELAQRAETWLSTRGIPVALSNRALEGADAAAGTGQFSLALDLEQLLGDAAKRASSLVQENLGDIVNVSRTIVAGVAAGVFMMFFVMMVAAFFSIDAQAIRRYFGTLVPPEYLQDARQLMERVDRSLAGVVRGQVTICIVNGLLTFIGLLLFGVKFAFLLATIATFFSLIPIFGTILSSVPIVLIALADGFQKGLAILAWIVGIHALEAYFLNPKIMGQAAHLHPVIVAFSLIAGERLYGLVGALFAVPVASILVACFDYARLKAQPGPVAAAPAVEAERLQPPAA
- the rho gene encoding transcription termination factor Rho; its protein translation is MRKVRTSREKAAAPDVVAVEADEKPRRKRAAKAVERVEPEKPARARRTRRDEDVEVEAEPAEEAVAEPPPRPVLTPISRPVRDDDLQEARISGGEDEQNAATLPPPPESPEAPAFTEVTRDGAPMQVIKLNDLKRMKITDLAKMAHDVGIEGYQGLKKQDLIFALLGGIADKRFEVHAEGVLELLSDGFGFLRSADSDYQPSPDDLYVSPSQVRRFNLRPGDTVTGPIRQPREGERFFALQKVDKVNFADPMSDAARERILFDNLTPLYPTRKLKLEHESSEMTTRIIDMFCPIGLGQRCLIVAPPKAGKTVLLQNIAHAISRNHPDVYLIVLLVDERPEEVTDMERSVRGEVVSTTFDEPATRHVQVAEMVIDKAKRLVEQKYDVCILLDSITRLARAYNTVVPASGKILSGGVDANALHKPKRFFGAARNIEEGGSLTIIGTALIDTGSRMDEVIFEEFKGTGNSEIVLDRKLMEKRIFPTLDINKSGTRKEELLLTQGDLVRITALRQVLHPFTPIDAMEFVLKHMRPTPSNADFLGSMNR
- a CDS encoding alpha/beta fold hydrolase, which produces MNPLVLGYRRWKRQFRSLAAYVHLGPNANRIVRKTDFSNCQKPVLLLYGFFSTRRVFEVLEHRLRRDGYCVWSIHLGGAMDRFNTYGIDVLAEKVREKVERMYARFPGMGPLTIIGHSKGGLIGAYYVKRLGGDQRVRSVITLGTPHQGSRMAYLGCATLGWFSRSMWQLTPVSPFIKQLRVGAFPRNVRLVSLYSRDDGITPWRSSRLDVDEQPNVSNVELTGVGHGELLTRRSVYDVIRRELAVGYGAPAPPPMLRALPMPAS
- a CDS encoding glutamine amidotransferase-related protein, with amino-acid sequence MRQPAAVKNVLLLKAGDAALPVRLSVGDYERWFLQTIGLSDYRFDILPVHRNAPLPTSLKGYDAVMMTGSPLSVTQLEPWMARAGEFMVEAGERGTPVLGVCFGQQLLAHAYGGRVGRNPQGRETGTVEVALTEEGRKDALFDGLPERFAVQATHEDIVSQLPEGTRVLAGNANTATQALAFRKNVRGVQFHPEAPTDAMRAIILARQEGLERDAVARGAAPGERVPRLLAGILPTPSGRRILVNFLERFT
- a CDS encoding glutaminase, translated to MDYQAILTEVMAAVRPSIGQGRVANYIPALAAVDPGRFGMALATVDGQLFGVGDWRVPFSIQSISKVFTLALTLARDGDTLWRRVGKEPSGNPFNSLVQLEYEQGIPRNPFINAGALVITDRLLGLTGDARGVLRDFLRAESGNPDVDFDPVVAASEAEHGHRNSALAHFMASYGNIENPVPRVLEHYFWQCSLAMSCADLARACGFLARHGERAGGDRLLTRSQAKQVNAVMLTCGTYDAAGEFAYRVGLPGKSGVGGGIIAIIPNRCGLCVWSPGLDARGNSVAGVDALDQFTTLTGLSVF
- a CDS encoding iron-containing alcohol dehydrogenase; its protein translation is MKPFDIPTEPRVTEMAWPTRIVFGAGALQRLPAQAQRLKMKRPLLVTDAGVVKAGLAARVQEVLKGAGLECAVFDRVEPNPTERDVFAGLEAYRKGGCDGIVALGGGSALDAGKLVQLMTTHEPPLSRYDDAKGGDQFVNDDLPPLIAIPTTAGTGSEVGRSGVVTLEDTGRKTVIFSPHLLPRAAICDPELTLGLPPGVTAATGMDAFTHCLEAYLANGFHPLADAVAIDGIHRVGRSLVTAVREGSNLAARTDMMVAAMEGAMAFQKGLGACHALAHALTPISGVHHGLSNAIVLPVVMEFNRAVCTARLARVAVAMGDTSNAREEVLASNAIDRVRRLNAAVGIPARLRDAGVQEKDLPKIADKAFQDASHLSNPRKVTEADLLAMAREAF
- a CDS encoding glutamine synthetase family protein, with translation MPTRSKAKVLTHPAMARRARTKEREPARGTPRDSTDTDTLRRWLDEKGIKKVKVGAVDVDGVWRGKYISLEKFLSAAKGGLGFCDVVFGWDLHDELLDNTQVTGWHTGYPDAHAKVDTTTGRIIPWEPDTAAFLLDFVNADGSPLEASPRQLLQKIAARARGLGYLPRFGAEYEFFIFKEQPHTLKEKGFQGLTPLTPGMFGYSWLRTSQNAPLVHALIDGCNAFGLNIEGFHTETGPGVFEAAIRYDDIEKSADKAVLFKTVVKEICSRHGLSACFMAKVNAKLPGCSGHVHQSLWDLKGDRNLFHDEGAPHGMSRMMRHYIGGQLELMPELTALYWPTINSYKRSVENTWAPTTATWGLENRTTAIRVIGENAKAMRIEYRQLGADMNAYIGMAVSLAAGLWGIENEVEPPAACNSNAYAVADSRPLPRNLKEAVALLKNSERARELLGEGFVDHFVRTREWEVRQYERAVTNWELERYLELI